ATTGAATGTGATATACCTTACGTAGAGGCAAGCAATCGTCGTCGAACAATCAGGGCATCAAAATCAGGAGGTCAATACAGATGGATACAGTAGCAAAAGAGACTTTATTGCACTCATCCTCCAAAGAGCGATCGCTCGTCCTGTGGTTTGATGAGGTGGGCATTACCGACATACCGATAGTTGGTGGGAAGAATGCATCTTTAGGTGAGATGATTCAACAATTGACACCAAAAGGCATTAATGTTCCGATTGGGTTTGCGACTACAGCTTACGCTTATCGCTATTTTATTGAAGGTGCTGGGCTAGAAGAAAAACTGCGCAAACTGTTTTCTGACTTGGATGTAGAAGATGTAAAAAATTTACGAGAACGTGCGAAAAAGGCGCGATCGCTCCTGTTACACACACCCTTTCCAAAAGAGCTAAGGGAGGCGATTGTTAAAGGATACCAAACTTTGTGTGAGCGATACAACCCAGACACAGACGTAGCAGTGCGCTCAAGTGCTACCGCAGAAGACCTCCCCGACGCCAGTTTTGCCGGACAGCAAGAAAGTTACCTCAACGTGACTGGTATAGAAAGTGTTTTGGGCGCTTGTCACAAATGCTTTGCTTCCATATTTACAGACAGGGCAATTTCCTACCGCCACACCAAGGGATTTGACCACTTCAGTGTAGCCCTCGCTGTTGGCGTGCAAAAAATGGTACGTTCCGATTTAGCATCTTCTGGAGTCATGTTCTCCATTGAAACAGAAACAGGTTTCAAGGATGCTGCACTGATTAGCGCGGCATACGGTTTAGGAGAAAACGTTGTCCAAGGATCTGTCAACCCAGACGAATACTACGTTTTTAAACCAACTCTTAAAGAAAATTTTCGCCCAATTGTCGATAAAAAATTGGGTAGTAAAGAATTAAGAATGATTTATGATGACGGCTCGAAATTTACGAAAAACGTCCTAGTTCCTGAAAGTGAAAGAGGCAAATTCGCTCTGACTGATGATGAGATTTTACAACTAGCTCGTTGGGCGTGTTTGATTGAAGAGCATTATTCCACAGTCAACGACACTTACACCCCAATGGACATCGAATGGGCGAAAGATGGTATTACCAACGAATTGTTTGTTGTGCAAGCCCGTCCAGAAACTGTGCAGTCTCAGAAGACGGAGAATGTATTGCGGACTTATCGCTTCTTAAAGACAGATCAGGCAGATGAGAAAGCAAAATCCTCCTCATCACCCGATATTCTACTCACCGGACGTGCGATTGGGGAAGCCATCAGTCAAGGTAAAGCGCACCTGATTACAGATGTGCATAAAATCGAACAGTTCAAAGCAGGGGAAATCTTGGTCACAGATAGAACTGACCCCGACTGGGAACCGATAATGAAAAGAGCAAGTGCGATTATCACCAACCAAGGTGGACGCACCTGTCACGCGGCGATTATTGCGCGAGAATTGGGTGTACCTGCAATTGTGGGATGTGGTAACGCTACAAAAATTCTGAAAAATGGTCAAGAAATCACGATTTCTTGCGCGGAAGGGGAAGAAGGACGAGTTTATGCTGGGTTATTGCCCTTTGAAGTCGAAGAAGTTCCCCTTGAAGACTTACCCCGCACCCGTACCCAGATTCTCATGAATGTGGGTAACCCTTCAGAAGCATTCAGTTTGTCTGCGATCCCCAATGATGGGGTTGGTTTGGCGAGAACTGAGTTTATCATCGCCAATCATATCCAAACTCATCCAATGGCGCTGATTCATCATGACGAAATAAATGATCAATATGTCAAAGCTAAAATTTCTGAAATCACTGCACTTTATGACGACAAACCCCAGTATTTTGTTGAAAAATTAGCTCAAGGTATTGGTAGAATTGCTGCGGCGTTTTATCCCAAACCAGTTGTCGTCAGGATGTCCGATTTTAAGAGTAACGAGTACGCGAACTTGTTGGGTGGTAGACAGTTTGAACCTGAAGAAGAAAATCCGATGCTGGGGTGGCGAGGCGCAGCGCGTTACTATGATCAAGGTTACAGAGAAGCTTTTGCTCTAGAATGTCACGCCCTCAAGCGAGTTAGGGATGAAATGGGGTTGACAAATGTGATCGTAATGATTCCGTTTTGTCGTACTCCCGATGAAGGGCGTCTCGTTTTGGCAGAAATGGCAAAAAATGGTTTGCAGCAGGGTGTGAATGACTTGCAAGTTTATGTGATGTGCGAGTTACCCAGCAACGTCATGCTGGCTGATGAGTTTGCAGAAGTTTTTGACGGATTCTCAATTGGTTCCAATGACTTAACTCAATTGACACTTGGGTTAGATAGAGATTCCGGGTTAGTGGCGCGGTTATTTGATGAACGCAGTGAGAGTGTTAAGCGGATGGTGAAGTTGGCGATCGCCGCTGCCAAAAAGCACAATCGTAAAATCGGCATTTGTGGACAAGCACCCAGCGATTACCCGGAGTTTGCCCAGTTCTTAGTTGAACAGGGGATTGACTCTATGAGTCTCAATCCGGATTCGGTTTTAAAAACCATGTTGGAGGTGGCTAAAGTCGAACAGCGATCGTAAACCTCACCCTGCCCTGTCGGGCATCCCTCTCCTTAGTAAGGAGAGGGAAAGATTTTAGCGCAGCTAAAAGCGAGGGTGAGGTTTTGAGCGTTCCGGTGTGTACATCGTAGTTAGTAAGGAGAGGGGAAAAGGGAGAGAAAGAGGTGAAATCTGAGAGGAATGTACACATTTGATATACTCCTACCTCATCCGTTTTTGACCTCAGATCTTGCACCTCGACCTGAGTACGCCTTGAACTGAAGTTCAAGGCTAATAAGCCAAGTCCGTTAAAACGGACTGAAAGACTAACAAGAGTCCGTTTTAACGGAATTCATGAAAACTTTCCTTGTGCCTTTGTTGCTAACATCAGTTATCTTTAGTTAAAAGTTTAGCAGAATGATCATAGCGGTTCTCACTTCGGTGCAATACAGTCGTCACCTCACCCCGCATTTGACTCTCGCAAACGCTCCCCTCTCCTTACCAAGGAGAGGGGCTGGGGGTGAGGTCGTTTTATCGTAACTAATTAGGCGAACTTGATATTACATTTAAACTTAGCCACCCCACACATCTACTTCACTGCAGCACAACTACTATTAGGTGCAGGCTGTTCCCGTTGTACACCAACCTTGGTAGGATCATAACCGACCAGCACCACCTGACCTTTTTCGTTATATATCCATCCTTGAACGGGTACTATCTTTTTGACAGTAGGCTGTTGAGATGGCTGCTTATAGGTTGTACTTGTTGAATTCACTGTCCTGGTGACAGGCTGAATTAAATCAACGCGCACATTGTCACTACTGAGGACTTTTTGGGGATCAGTTGGAAGTCCGCCACGTCCTGTGATCGTAAAGCTACTACCAAAACCTTTGGAACAGGGATTTTGGGCAACCTGCTGAGCGGGGTCGATGACAGCTTCTGACAATTCAAATAATCCACGAGTGGGGTCAGTTAGCTGTGTGTTAAATTGCACAATTCCATTGAACTGCGGACCTGCTTCAGAAGTGGCTGAGATGACGCTGTCTGGTGAAAGAAATCTGCCGCCGGTGGTTGTTATGAAGATATTGCCTCCATAACCTTGTTCAGCATTGGCGGTAATTTTGCTATTTTCTAAGGCTACCAAGTTACCAGTGTTGATGGTAATGTTGCCTCCCGTTGCTGTACCTGTGGCGTTAGTAGTGATGCTGCTCTTGCGGCGCAAGATTAAGTCGCCTGAATTCAGGGTAATGTTGCCCTCTCCCCCATTTGTGTTGGCGGTAATTAATGCCTGGTTGTCTAATCGGATGTCCTTAGCAGTTGTGATGTTGATGTTACCTGCAGCGCCAGTGCCAGTGTTAGTGTTAGTGGTAGAGATTCTACCGCCATTGGTTAGAGAGAGCGATCGCGCATTAATATCAATCCCACCTGCATTACCCACAGCCCCAGTGTTAACATTACTGAAGATGCCACTGCGGGTACCATCATTGACTCCTGTAATTGTGATGCCGTTGCGAATATCAAGCTTTACCTTTCCGGCATTCCCTTGTCCAAAAGTGCTGGTAGAAAGTAGAGCGCCATCAGTGAGTGAGAGTTTGTCTGCGCTAATACGGATTTCTCCGCCATTACCTATGCCTGTGTCTTCCACCCTACTGAAAATGCCACTGGGATAATTGTCTTCGCCATCGCTACTTATTCCTGCAAACGAAACCTCACGAGCGGAAACGATAACATTACCTGCATCTCCTAGTCCACC
This portion of the Brasilonema sennae CENA114 genome encodes:
- the ppsA gene encoding phosphoenolpyruvate synthase yields the protein MDTVAKETLLHSSSKERSLVLWFDEVGITDIPIVGGKNASLGEMIQQLTPKGINVPIGFATTAYAYRYFIEGAGLEEKLRKLFSDLDVEDVKNLRERAKKARSLLLHTPFPKELREAIVKGYQTLCERYNPDTDVAVRSSATAEDLPDASFAGQQESYLNVTGIESVLGACHKCFASIFTDRAISYRHTKGFDHFSVALAVGVQKMVRSDLASSGVMFSIETETGFKDAALISAAYGLGENVVQGSVNPDEYYVFKPTLKENFRPIVDKKLGSKELRMIYDDGSKFTKNVLVPESERGKFALTDDEILQLARWACLIEEHYSTVNDTYTPMDIEWAKDGITNELFVVQARPETVQSQKTENVLRTYRFLKTDQADEKAKSSSSPDILLTGRAIGEAISQGKAHLITDVHKIEQFKAGEILVTDRTDPDWEPIMKRASAIITNQGGRTCHAAIIARELGVPAIVGCGNATKILKNGQEITISCAEGEEGRVYAGLLPFEVEEVPLEDLPRTRTQILMNVGNPSEAFSLSAIPNDGVGLARTEFIIANHIQTHPMALIHHDEINDQYVKAKISEITALYDDKPQYFVEKLAQGIGRIAAAFYPKPVVVRMSDFKSNEYANLLGGRQFEPEEENPMLGWRGAARYYDQGYREAFALECHALKRVRDEMGLTNVIVMIPFCRTPDEGRLVLAEMAKNGLQQGVNDLQVYVMCELPSNVMLADEFAEVFDGFSIGSNDLTQLTLGLDRDSGLVARLFDERSESVKRMVKLAIAAAKKHNRKIGICGQAPSDYPEFAQFLVEQGIDSMSLNPDSVLKTMLEVAKVEQRS